In the genome of Carya illinoinensis cultivar Pawnee chromosome 13, C.illinoinensisPawnee_v1, whole genome shotgun sequence, the window GTACTCTTGTACGTACATAATTTAACTAGCTACTATTTCCACATTTTGAAATACTATGTATGTAGCCTAAGACTGAtcattctctcattttcttctgtCAGATCACTGTGCTCACTGTATATGTGTTCCTTTATGGCCGCCTTTATCTTGTCCTCAGTGGGCTTGAAGAATGTCTGATTACTCAACCAGCAATGCAAGACAATAAACCTCTTCAAGTGGCTCTTGCTTCTCAATCTTTTGTTCAAATTGGATTTTTGATGGCCTTGCCCATGTTGATGGAAATTGGTTTGGAAAGGGGTTTTCGAACTGCATTAAGTGAGTTCATATTGATGCAATTACAACTGGCCCCtgtatttttcacattttctcttGGAACAAAAACCCATTACTATGGAAGGACATTACTTCATGGGGGTGCAAAGTATAGGCCTACAGGTCGAGGGTTTGTGGTGTTCCATGCCAAGTTTGCTGACAACTATAGACTATACTCCCGTAGTCATTTTGTCAAGGGTATGGAGCTCCTAATCTTGCTTCTTGTGTACCAAATATTTGGTCATACTTATAGAAGTGTTGTTGCATATGTGTTGGTCACTATATCTTTATGGTTTATGGTGGGCACCTGGCTTTTTGCTCCCTTTTTGTTTAACCCTTCTGGTTTTGAGTGGCAAAAGATTGTGGATGATTGGATTGATTGGAATAAGTGGATCAGCAACCGAGGCGGCATAGGTGTGCCACCAGAAAAAAGTTGGGAATCATGGTGGGAAAAAGAACAAGAGCATCTTCGTCATTCTGGAATGCATGGTATCGTAGCAGAGATATTGTTAGCTTTGCGATTCTTTATCTATCAGTATGGGCTTgtgtatcatttgacaattacAAAAAAAACACAAAGTTTTCTGGTAAGGATGTTGGTcattgtttgtaattttgtttctgGTGAAATATTAATGGCAAAATTTCTTATCAAAAGAGTAAATATTAGTAGCAAAATCATATAATCTTTTTGCCGGTTCACAGGTCTATGGATTATCTTGGCTGGTGATTGTTCTTATATTGTTTGTAATGAAGGTTAGTGTAagctttttcatatatttaccTATCACATGTTCCATGGTGACCAGTAAGAAGATTGCTTCCTCTGAGCAGCAatccattttctttcatttaggCATTAGCAATTTGGTCAAAGGCTAGCACTgggattttgtttattttcattttaggaGTGTGTTAAGAATGAACTTAAATTTATTTGAGCTGATTATTGGTGAGAGAATTTAGCAAGTGAAGACATTTGTTTACACATACATAAATCTGATCATTTATGAAGTGATGGCAAGTAATTGATTTTGTGgacaaaaaatatgtaaagatTGGCAGCCCAATGCAGACCATTGGacattcttttcattgttttttaaTTGCACAGTTCATCATAATATACTTCagcattactctttataagCTTTTATTTTGTAAAGTTCCCTTGCATATTTAAAGAGGTTTATATGTGAATTGCTGCTTCTtgaaaagttttttttcttcctttcgaCAGACTATCTCAGTTGGGCGGCGAAAGTTCAGTGCAAGCTTCCAACTTGTGTTCCGGCTAATCAAAGGAATGATATTCCTGACTTTTGTCTCTATTCTGGTCACTTTGATTACCCTCCCACATATGACATTACAAGACATCATCGTTTGCATTCTTGCCTTCATGCCAAGTGGTTGGGGGCTGCTTTTGGTATGCTAATGTTTCTGTTCTCACTTGTACATCATTTTGGAGTTATATTTTGTTGGAGCAAGCAAGTGTATTGCATGCCAGTGGCCTTTGGTCATGCTAGCACCAAACCCTGTTCTCACCTTGAGAGCCGGGGTTCGATTCCCCCTCCACTATTgtggcaaaaaaaataaaagccttACTTACAAGTCAGTGCGGAGAGTGTCCTCCACACTAGCTTGCAGATGtaattttttgaagaaaaaaaaaaaacaagcgtTATTGCATGTCTTAAACTTGAAATCTGGGTTCTTAAATCTCTAAAAATAAGCCTAGTATACATTGTAGCCTCCACCAGCAAAAGATTTGTGCTAATTGGGTGCTGCAATTTCTCTCACTCATGATGATCCGATAATTTTGAAAAGAACAAATttacatgttttgtttttttctcctTAATTGCACCAGATTGCGCAAGCTTGCAAGCCTCTTGTTCAGCAAGCTGGGTTTTGGGGATCAGTTAGGACGCTTGCTCGTGGTTATGAGATTGTAATGGGTTTGCTTCTGTTCTCTCCAGTTGCATTCCTGGCGTGGTTTCCCTTTGTTTCTGAATTCCAGACACGTATGCTCTTTAACCAAGCATTTAGCCGAGGGTTACAGATTTCTCGTATTCTTGGTGGCCACCGGAAAGATCGTACATCACGGAACAAGGAGTAATCTTACTGTCATCAAGACCATTGTTTATGCTTATTCCTCAATTTCCATTAATATGGTGCgcaaatgtttatatttttcattagttGTTGTGATTATGGAAGTAATTGAGCTGCATTACTGGAATTTTCTATATTCCATTATGGTGAAGCCTGTTAGAAAATAACTTGAAAGAATAATGAGATCTATAGGATCTTTTACCTCCAGTCATTTGAGTTTGAGAATTGATTTGAAAACTTACAAAAGATGATAGAAATTTTCTGTAGGGAATGGACTTCTAGTCTTTAGCCTTAGAACTTTATAGGTGAATCTAATGGAAAACACAACCCCCTTTatataggcaagactagggACCATTACTTATTACTCCAACAACTTTTAGACTACTCTCATTATTTCATCCATCAAAAATAGCAAGAATCAGCCACTTTATTTATTAAGGGCAATTACCTATGCTTGATAGATGAAGTGTATCATCTAAGCTGATATGATATTCTGATTCTTGTTTGAAATGATTTCCTgagtaaaaatgaaaaagaaataaataaataccacattcttatttttcttatccAATTGTGTGCCTGCCTTACATTCTTTTCCTCAATTCATTGATGTGAATAGAGAAAAAAGAATTTTGTGGTTTTGATTACATGTCTGCATaaacataatttcaaaaggatACTTCAATCACCTGGTCAACTTAGTAATACATTGGTGATAAAGTGAAATAGAAGTGCTCTTCATCTTAACTGTTATCCTATCATCTCTTGatatgtataatcaaattatttattagaaaattgtttgttatttttcacTTATTTATTAATAGTTGATGCCTCAGGAGATGATAAAATGTTGGTAGTTAAAttgatgatgaatagtatttaAGCTCATGAGTGGAATCACATCTAAAATGGAATCttcaataattttgatttttccaTTCTAATCTGAAGTACTTGTCTTACataatttttgacaaaattaatgACAAGACTACATCCTACTAGGATTAATTGAGTGTAACCTATGTGCATGTATTATTGGCAAGAAGCATCTATTTTGGTGTTTCTCGCAAAAGATTCTAAGAAaataatagatttattttaggatttattatTATCTCTTCCAATTTTGAATGACACAACTATAATAAAACCATCATCTCCTAGATTGATGTTATATTCAGAATTGTATAATATCCATCATCTCCTAAATAGGATTTGCCTGTATTGTAAATAATCAGGAAAATAAGAGCAAAATGTATTAATGTAATGGGTAGTATATGCAAAAGAAAGCCTGCAAGAAAAACATGATTGATTTGGATTATCATTTTCCTTGAGTCTTATCTAGGAGGCATTTAGTTTGTTCTAACTTAATATTTGAACTGGTTGCTATTGTTAACCTTCAAGTATTGTTCTCACCCCACGTTGGATCATCctaaagattagatttcatccttTTTGTGTGATCGTCACCAAGTGtcaataaaagttaaaactacTCAAAATTCAGATTGTCAATCACAAGTAAATTTGAACGCATGAACTAAAACAATGAACCTTCAAATTATTTTGATGGCCACTTTGAACAGCTGAGCTCCTTACCATGCAATCATATAAAGATCATACTTGCACTACTTTTGCCTTACTTCTGTTTAGGCCAAAAACGATGAGCGGGAGTTTGGAGATGGAAATACTATGGGAGAGCAATCTCTATATCTTCCTTACTACTTGTGGGTCAATTTCATTCTACAAAGaagtctatttcttttttcGTCACCAAGTTTCTTGGACCAACATTGTTTCCCAATCTCACAAAATCCATGCTCCAAAGCATAAAAGCgtaaatagaataattaatatttaaggaTGTTTTtcatgggaaaaagaaaagagagagtattGAGGAAACCAAGAAACAAACATGTTCATTTTACCCTTTAGTGACTAGTTTACATTCAAAAACATGTTGGACATCTAATTCTATCATCTATCTACGCTTTGTTCTTGTGAAGCCATTCAATCATCTCCCAACTCttgaattttaaaagtttaaaggATTGATTACATATAaattgcatcatttttttagtatttctGGTTTGTGGAGTAATGGAATATGGAGGTGTCTTGGTGGCTTTTTCCTTGAATTTCTTAGGTGGAGGTTTCGCATCTTCCGCCAATAGATCTTGTTCCCCTTCTATCTTGTGAATGCACCAACCTCCATGTGAATAAAACTTTTatggattttttctttttcatgtacTTATTTTAAAGCTCAATCTAATATATAGTCTCCAAGATGTTTGGCTCTCTTTATAGACATACGTTGGTATTCTATTTCATAAGCGCATTTTGTCCATCTAATCCTATTTAATAATGCAAATATTACTAGATTGGTGATTTAAACCATGTACTTGGCATAATTAGACTAGATCTTGTTGATGAATCCACTCCCAATATGAGTTCGGCCGATGTTCGAGCATGTTTGTGTCTTAGCTAGTCAAAAGGGCGATAACCTTACTTATTTCATTGATACGAGCATTATCACCCTACTAGAGCCTTCTCACTCTCCATTATAGATAGAATTTACGTTGTTTGCCAAGGGGTGTGCAACTGAATCTCATTGTTGCTTGCCTAAGATATGGGTATAATTGTTGCCTTTACTTTCTAAGAGGTGAGCATCCTTATCAATTATATTACTCGTAGAAGTGACGAACATTACTACTTTCTACGTCACTCACTGAGATGGCAAGCACACTATTCCTCAAGTTACTCATCTAGGTGGCGAACATAATTATCCATGTTCACGTGTGCAACGTTCCTTCTTGTACGGACTGGTTGGGCTggtgtttaatatttttttttacgttGCTTGCCCAATGACAATCGCTCACCTAGTAACGAGCATTTgtgaatatttatataacataatataCGTATGAATTATACATCTAGAGTAGATTGATGTCTCTGAGTAGCTAACAAGAGATACAAAATTTTTCTAACGCATAAAGGATTACATAGCAACGTTATCCAACAACTATGGAAATGTCTATATTTCCTAGGGGTAAATCCCACTTAGTTCTCCGTCTTCAATAGACATATCTTCCAAAGGAAAATTTGGGTATCAGTCACGTGTTGTCATTAGGCTCTAGATTTTGGCATATgtaaaatacaaatcttatggatacaaatctagattaggctcTAGATTTTATGGATATTTATACAAATCTTATTTTCGTCTTGCATGTGtaggataataaaataaagagaaaatatgGTTTTGGCAAGATACCAAAACAGTGTGTATCATTAAGATTATATAGACTTTACAGTTGAGATCAGATTACAGTAACGGCAAGCATATCATTCAGGATGTACAGGCATAACATTTGGGATATAAACATAATACAAGTTTGAAACTCAAATAACCTAGTTTGTAGGAGGGGATTGATATCTTTCAAAGTTGGGGATTGATATCTCTGATATCCTTAACACCCTCCCTCAAATTGGAGGGTAAGGAATAGACTAACAATTTGTCATGTAAAATACAAAACCAATTAACAGTATAACCTTTAGTAAAGATGTAACAGcctactagaaattcaattgtgaaatttctattagctttaggaacctcgtgaagactccaTATGTTTTCACGAAttcattaatcgtataggttttagtctaactacatagttagtgttattatttactatggtatcagaagtgtgtttttgattattggagatagttagaagtgtcaaaatgtattatggtttgtgccattagactcggaatgttatttaaggtcttatgacgcaataacattttttcatattttaggaCGAAACGTCGGTTCAAAATTGTAGAtgttattggataaaaatattttaagttaattttatggatattattagataaaaatatcttaagctaatttcgtggatattattgagcaaaaatatcttgagatgatttttgtagatattatcgggtaagagagtcttacacttaactctcactttaagtaagagagacctacactcaactctcacttcaacctcatctcttccatatctcattcataagtatctccagctaCCCCCcaagaaattatcttcatttacactttccattaaaagaataccaaacactctctctcggacagcttttaggagttcttttgcacacccattttgtagtttttgtaagtatttttatcataaaatctccttcatataagttgttttttttagtctagtttacgtagatatcttatttatcccatttgaaaatcatttggtcagtcaaatattgtgtaaactataaaaaggtcattatgggagataaactggagaatatgttataatttggagtttttgaccaagctaatgaatagatattggtccgaaatttttatggaatattgttaacatgtgtatatgattattggttgaggatttttgcatgattaaagattttgatgaaagattttcttagatttagaaacttagaaactggaagaggaaaaacagtttctgttttgtgaaagtttaactctttggtggtctaaacctattccaatgactttgataattttattggaggatcctaagcatcttatatacatgttatattattattttgaagatatttgatgttagtttcaaagatatgaaattgtatgcaaagagatattcggataggccaaagtgtggatgttattggctcaatttatgttttggtttatgTTTAACcgtatgatcttgaattagaaacttatatatgttttaggacatatttttaaactatgtgatgatttggtttgaagatcacatctttataagtcatagataaaaaggttaatcaaaacaagttagaaacaaaaatcaatggaaatagcatatgggaatttcggccctatggagttttaatagttgtgattagttttaaatttttctaaatttatatttaagttgaggataaaatttacatgaggcatgtaaattttgatgacttttagagttagtatgcaaaatccttaagttatgggtaaaacggtcattttcctacatgtagagagtaaaatgaaaattttactctttaagttagtattttacatatttcaaattattattgatttagtgctaacttttagaatcactaattacagttcctcgtgatcgcgcttgaggttttataagaaacgcggagatcgaggtaagttagcttttaacttactagcagtctactgtgtatgtgtgctaagtaaaggaattacaatgtatgtatatgtgttatcatatatgtcatgccatgccaagccATCaagtaattgtctgttatatagaatttattctgtcatcagtttttatctattacataacatattctgttatgtattgctgtacattacaagtacatcatgctaagtatgtcatctattatatgtatgtcaagtcatgtaatattcactgttgcaagtatgtcatgttaaatatgttgtctattatatgttatgccatgttacgaaatgtttctatctcaagttggtcatgtatttcaagttatgttcaactcatgttatgttacatcagggtttcagtcctttcgtattccagtcacgtttcatctagagttacattcagtttcgtggggtccataataactgtggcacacgaaatatggggtcacagcaattgtgacgcatacactacgtgagacacagcaatgtgacacgtagaatacatgagaccacaacaactgtggaatatgtatttaactgtattgtgacgcgtagaatacatggggccacaacaactatggagtatgtatttttcatgttaagtcaagtttcagaacaagttcatgttaagacaagtttcagatcaagtttatgtcaagtcaaattcaattcacgtttcaatttaagttatgtcaattatgctatgttgtacatcaagttatgctttaattacttatgaatttgattatacattcatacttttactgtcatccatacatcattagcctgtgtggaagtttttgttaacttactgagatttgtaatcaaatctcactgtggtagtcccaactaccattcctcccgaatggtagatcttgttacaggacctgaaggaggatcaggagctgaccaactagacataattgactaagcgatggtgcaacatcaatgttaatatagtagttaacgtaaattactacttgtacaatggagttgtatctctagtactttttagatcatagctattttggattagtgttgtgatcttagttgttcaatggatttttatgtatgaagtatgttttgagcatttgagatattttcaatttggtgcatagtattgctaaagaaaaaaatttatccgctgcgaatattgcatattgttagatgcatgttaggaacattgcatcttatatgtcatgaacgggggcaggtaaccttgtattgcatgtctcgacacttcaaatgtccgtccaatcccaaacggaatttgagaACGTCACAGAAGATATCTACAACTTGATTACATGTATTAACATAGCAAACAACCACATCTTTGTTAACCACATTCtctttaataaaatgataatcaagTTAAATATGCTTGGTTTGAGCATGGAAAATAGGATTGGAGGCCAAAGACATAGCATTGAGATTATCACACCAAAGCGTAGAGGGAAGACAAATAAATTCGCAATTCTCGCAAAAGCATATGGATCTAATATACTTCAGTTGTTGTTAAGGCCAAGGTTCGATACTTCGCTTCGGTACTGGATCGAGAAACAACAAGTTGTTTCTTAGAAGACCAAGAAACCAAACATTGTCCAAGATAGGTGCCATAGCCACTAGAAGAATGCCTATCATCTGGCTTACCCGCCCAATTTGCATCACAAAAGGCATGTAAGGCAATAGTGCTTGGTTTATAATGAAGACCAAAATCGATAGTATGCTTTAAGTAACGAATGACTCTTTTAGCCAAAGTCCAATGGGTGCTAGTGGGAGCTTGCATATGTTGATATAACTGATTGACGGAATATACAATATCAGGATGTGTAATGGTAACATACTGTAGGGCCTCGACAATATGGTGATATTCAGAGGGATCGATCAATAAATCATTGTCAAATTTAGACATCTTCGAACCCGAAACGCAGGGAGCCTTGTAAGGTCGAGCACCAACCATATTTGCACGATCAAGTAAATTGGCAATATACTTAGATTGACGTGCAAACCAATATCATCACGTGCAAACTTTATTCCTAACGAATAGCTCAAGTCACCCAAATGCTTTGTTACAAACTCAGACTTCAATtgtgaaataatataaaaaattgtagaaTCATCATTGCCAGTGacaattatatcattaacataaactagtataaaaaaatgtaatttatcTATGTGAGGAGTGAAGAGAGAGTAGTCAACATGCGAACTAGTAAAACCAAGATCAAAAAGTGCTTGTGAGAGATGAGTAAACTAAGATCATAGTGCCTGCTTAAGGCCATAAAGAGAGCGATGTAAACGATAGACAAAGTCAAGATGTTCAACACTGATAAACCCCtttggttgctccatataaacttcctcatCAAGATACCCTTAAAGAAATGCATTGGAGACATCTAGTTACCGTGTAGTTCAATGAAATTGTACAGCTAAAGCAAGAATAATACGAATAGTTGTTGGTTTAACAAACGGGCTAAAAGCCTCAAACTAGTTTATGCCAGACTTCTAATCAAATCCTTTGGTGACCAACCTCTTCTTGTAATGATCAATAGAACCATCAGGtttttgtttgatcttgtaaacccatttgttGCGAACAATATGATGAGAAGATGGTCTGGACAGAGTGACCATGTGCCATTGTCTAATAATGCAGGAGAGTGATTTGGGATCTCAATTGTAGCTGAAAAATATCTTTCATCAAACACAACACTGTGAGAGATGTAAACACACTCACTTACGGATCAAGGCACCTATAATCCTTTTGACTTGAACAATaaccaataaaaatatacgGAATCCTACAATATGATAATTTGTTTCTACCATAAGAACGCAACAAATGATAGCATCGACATCCTAAATTGTGGAAAAAAGAGTAATCAAGTGCAACTTTGTAAAGTTAGAAAAATGAGTATCATTATTTAAAACTGGCGTAGGCAACCTATTGATTAAATATATGATAGTTAAAAATGATTCAACCTAGAATTTCTTAGCAAGTCCTGATTGTGCAAGTAAAGTGAGTCCCATATCAAGAATATTAGGGCTGAGCaaaaatccgaaaatccgactccg includes:
- the LOC122291184 gene encoding uncharacterized mitochondrial protein AtMg00810-like, with protein sequence MVGARPYKAPCVSGSKMSKFDNDLLIDPSEYHHIVEALQYVTITHPDIVYSVNQLYQHMQAPTSTHWTLAKRVIRYLKHTIDFGLHYKPSTIALHAFCDANWAGKPDDRHSSSGYGTYLGQCLVSWSSKKQLVVSRSSTEAKYRTLALTTTEVY